Proteins encoded by one window of Homoserinimonas aerilata:
- a CDS encoding sensor histidine kinase: MNETERDAGRSALAHAPLAPVFLALRISLHTLMVLLAGFVIVRAVIASGATASWIVGLAVVLIVSYACGAFIVRGADVTVQRGWLALVTIEVMALTALTADAAFLIFPLFFLQLHLLPRRWGAPIVLLTTAITIAVMTMHSGVHLGGVLGPLIGAAVAIVMALGYQALYTEARQRQLLIDELLAAREELAREQHNAGVAQERARLAREIHDTVAQGLSSIQLLLHAAERDSSGEVLEQLRLARETAAEGLAEARRFIRELSPPALEGQSLGAALARLCDTSSGASLTVTFHESGDPAPMPMQLETALLRIAQGALANVTQHSHAHRAEVTLSHLDDWVGLDIVDDGVGFDPPQAHTDAPPSASFGLTAIRQRVEQLGGSLSIESDAGGTAIAVGFSLEGTER; encoded by the coding sequence GTGAACGAGACCGAGCGCGACGCGGGCCGCAGTGCCCTCGCCCACGCGCCGCTCGCGCCCGTGTTCCTGGCGCTGAGGATCAGTCTGCACACACTCATGGTGCTGCTCGCCGGCTTCGTCATCGTGCGCGCCGTCATCGCATCCGGTGCCACCGCATCCTGGATCGTCGGCCTCGCCGTCGTGCTCATCGTCAGCTACGCCTGCGGCGCATTCATCGTGCGCGGCGCCGATGTGACAGTTCAGCGAGGATGGCTTGCGCTCGTCACGATCGAGGTGATGGCGCTGACGGCGCTCACCGCCGACGCGGCCTTCCTCATCTTCCCCCTGTTCTTCCTGCAGTTGCACCTGCTGCCGCGCCGGTGGGGCGCGCCGATCGTGCTGCTCACAACCGCGATCACGATCGCGGTGATGACGATGCACAGCGGCGTGCACCTGGGAGGTGTGCTCGGCCCGCTCATCGGGGCTGCTGTCGCGATCGTCATGGCGCTCGGCTATCAGGCGCTCTACACGGAGGCCCGACAGCGCCAACTGCTCATCGACGAGCTCCTCGCCGCGCGCGAGGAGCTCGCCCGAGAGCAGCACAATGCCGGGGTGGCGCAGGAGCGCGCGCGGCTGGCCCGCGAGATCCACGACACCGTCGCCCAGGGCCTGTCGAGCATCCAGCTGCTGCTGCACGCCGCAGAGCGCGACAGCAGCGGCGAAGTACTCGAACAGCTGCGTCTCGCCCGCGAGACCGCCGCAGAAGGGCTCGCCGAAGCACGCCGGTTCATCCGGGAGCTCAGCCCGCCCGCACTGGAGGGGCAGAGCCTGGGGGCGGCCCTCGCACGGCTCTGCGACACGAGCTCCGGGGCGTCCCTCACCGTCACATTCCATGAGAGCGGTGACCCTGCCCCTATGCCCATGCAGCTCGAGACGGCACTGCTGCGCATCGCGCAGGGGGCCCTCGCGAATGTCACCCAGCATTCCCACGCCCACCGCGCCGAGGTGACCCTCAGCCACCTCGACGACTGGGTCGGGCTCGACATCGTCGACGACGGCGTCGGATTCGACCCGCCGCAGGCGCACACAGACGCACCGCCCAGCGCCTCCTTCGGGCTCACCGCGATCCGGCAGAGGGTCGAGCAGCTCGGCGGAAGCCTCAGCATCGAATCGGATGCCGGCGGCACCGCGATCGCCGTCGGATTCAGCCTCGAAGGGACAGAGCGATGA
- a CDS encoding MMPL family transporter, which yields MINTPPPSRVRSRRASGSAAAPSRWLRIGLPVVLALVWLVVMGGGGSSFSQLSKVASNDQSQHLPASAEATQVRELQASFRDSDLVPAVLVFQRDGGLESADSDAIAETVASLADLDGVAADAISPVIPSEDGEAAEVFVPLDSSVKVSDTVELIRAQFAATDSSGALPAGLNAWVTGPAGLSADIVGAFSGIDGLLLLVALAAVFVILVAVYRSPLLPLIVLATSMFALIGAVSVVVALAKAELVLLSGQTQGILLILVVGAATDYSLLFVARYREALRDHERRWDAMWAALRGSFEPILASGGTVIAALMILLLSDLNSNRAMGPVAAIGIVFAMLAALTLLPVLMLAAGRVAFWPRRPAFGSAHPAQGAVEGAKGVWPAIARLVSRRPRAVWVTSVLLLAVASLGMLQLKADGVSQNEFVLGESQARDGQAVLGEHFPGGSGTPAVIVAPEAELDRVASTVLDARGVASVSVLSADSPSGSLRFTADGLQSVGAPGSPIPDPTVVEGDVMIEATLEDAGDSAEAEQVIRELRAGFAADGLHGEVLIGGTTAIALDSNDAAIHDRTLVIPLVLGAILVILMLLLRSVVAPVLLVGSVVLSYFAALGVSALVFNGVFGFAGADPSVPLFGFVFLVALGIDYNIFLMTRVREESLVHGAREGVLRGLTSTGGVITSAGLVLAATFAALGVLPVLFLAQISFIVAFGVLLDTFLVRSLLVPALAYDIGRRIWWPSRLGRLGHGGPAGEALVGSSTDRGIPSR from the coding sequence ATGATCAACACTCCTCCGCCCTCCCGTGTCCGTTCCCGGCGTGCATCCGGTTCGGCTGCTGCTCCCAGCCGTTGGCTGCGCATCGGCCTGCCCGTGGTGCTCGCGCTCGTCTGGCTCGTGGTCATGGGCGGCGGGGGTTCGTCGTTCAGCCAGCTGAGCAAGGTCGCCAGCAACGACCAGAGCCAGCACCTCCCCGCCAGTGCCGAGGCCACGCAGGTGCGCGAGCTGCAGGCGAGCTTCCGTGACAGCGATCTCGTTCCCGCTGTTCTCGTGTTCCAGCGTGATGGCGGGCTGGAAAGCGCCGATTCGGATGCCATAGCCGAGACCGTCGCATCGCTGGCCGATCTCGACGGGGTCGCTGCAGATGCGATCTCGCCTGTCATTCCCTCCGAGGACGGTGAGGCGGCCGAGGTGTTCGTGCCGCTGGACTCGTCGGTGAAGGTGAGCGACACGGTGGAACTCATCCGCGCCCAGTTCGCGGCCACCGACTCCTCCGGGGCGCTCCCTGCGGGGCTCAACGCGTGGGTGACCGGCCCGGCCGGCCTGTCGGCCGACATCGTCGGAGCGTTCAGCGGAATCGACGGCCTGCTGTTGCTGGTGGCGCTCGCCGCGGTGTTCGTGATTCTGGTGGCCGTCTATCGTTCCCCGCTCCTGCCGCTCATCGTGCTCGCGACGAGCATGTTCGCCCTGATCGGTGCGGTCTCGGTTGTCGTGGCGCTGGCGAAGGCCGAGCTGGTGCTGCTCAGCGGTCAGACTCAGGGCATCCTGTTGATCCTGGTCGTGGGTGCGGCGACCGACTATTCGCTGCTCTTCGTGGCCCGTTACCGTGAGGCGTTGCGCGACCACGAGCGGCGGTGGGACGCGATGTGGGCGGCGCTGCGCGGCTCCTTCGAACCGATTCTGGCCTCCGGCGGCACCGTCATCGCTGCACTGATGATCCTGCTGTTGAGCGATCTCAACTCGAACCGGGCGATGGGCCCTGTCGCGGCGATCGGCATCGTGTTCGCAATGTTGGCCGCGCTGACGCTTCTGCCCGTTCTGATGCTTGCGGCGGGCCGGGTGGCGTTCTGGCCGCGGCGTCCCGCGTTCGGCTCCGCGCATCCGGCGCAGGGGGCGGTCGAGGGCGCGAAGGGCGTCTGGCCTGCCATCGCCCGGCTGGTGTCGCGTCGCCCGCGCGCCGTCTGGGTCACAAGTGTTCTTCTGCTTGCCGTCGCCAGCTTGGGCATGCTGCAGCTGAAGGCCGACGGCGTCTCGCAGAACGAGTTCGTGCTGGGGGAGTCGCAGGCGCGTGACGGTCAGGCTGTTCTGGGTGAGCACTTCCCGGGTGGCTCCGGCACGCCGGCCGTGATCGTCGCGCCCGAGGCCGAGCTCGATCGGGTGGCGTCGACGGTGCTGGATGCGCGCGGTGTGGCCTCCGTCTCGGTGTTGTCGGCGGATTCGCCGAGTGGTTCGCTCCGGTTCACGGCCGATGGGCTGCAGTCGGTGGGGGCTCCCGGCTCGCCGATCCCCGACCCGACCGTCGTGGAGGGTGACGTGATGATCGAGGCGACATTGGAGGACGCAGGCGATTCCGCCGAGGCCGAGCAGGTGATCCGGGAGCTGCGCGCCGGATTCGCAGCGGATGGTCTCCACGGTGAGGTCCTCATCGGTGGCACGACGGCGATCGCGCTGGATTCCAACGACGCGGCCATCCATGACCGCACCCTCGTGATCCCGCTGGTTCTGGGCGCGATCCTGGTCATCCTGATGCTCCTGCTGCGCTCTGTGGTCGCTCCTGTTCTCCTGGTTGGCAGCGTCGTGCTCTCGTACTTCGCAGCCCTGGGCGTCTCGGCACTCGTCTTCAACGGCGTGTTCGGCTTCGCGGGTGCAGACCCGAGTGTGCCGCTGTTCGGCTTCGTGTTCCTGGTGGCGCTCGGCATCGACTACAACATCTTCCTGATGACGCGCGTTCGGGAGGAGTCCCTCGTGCACGGGGCGCGGGAGGGCGTTCTGCGCGGGCTCACCTCCACAGGCGGCGTGATCACCTCTGCGGGTCTCGTGCTGGCGGCGACGTTCGCGGCGCTCGGCGTGCTGCCGGTGCTGTTCCTCGCGCAGATCTCGTTCATCGTCGCGTTCGGCGTTCTGCTCGACACCTTCCTGGTGCGGTCTCTACTCGTGCCGGCGCTGGCCTATGACATCGGCCGCCGCATCTGGTGGCCGAGCCGCCTGGGAAGGCTCGGTCATGGGGGCCCGGCCGGGGAGGCCCTCGTCGGCAGCAGCACCGATCGCGGAATCCCCTCCAGGTAG